Proteins found in one Megalobrama amblycephala isolate DHTTF-2021 linkage group LG5, ASM1881202v1, whole genome shotgun sequence genomic segment:
- the LOC125269293 gene encoding NACHT, LRR and PYD domains-containing protein 3-like isoform X2, with translation MSLCEKREEENDVQTHRSASPEPSCLSMKSEASMRNPPLLSDGAVTSDPEVKICNVIRSMMAHLTCTDSDCQTLIKKPDTETLQRVRDQHKTSMKNKYESLFEGIKLEETQTLLNRIYTQLYIIEGESEGVNEEHEVLQMEKTARTQDTPIYCNDIFKPLHQPGCEEKEKIKTALTKGIAGIGKTVSVQKFILDWTEGKANQDVDFMFVLPFRELNLIKDHQYSLHRLLLDFHPELQDLDSKIYEECKVVFIFDGLDESRMTLFFSDRQKVCDVKKSSSVVCDVNESSSVRVLMSNLIRGDLLPSALIWITSRPAAANQIPSKYINRVTEIQGFNEPQKEEYFRKRISDEHQASRIISHIRRSRSLHIMCHIPVFCWISATVLQNLLKQDDSAEVPQTLTEMYIHFLLTQINMRKQKYEERDPEKLLKINRNMIVNLAELAFKQLMKGNVMFYEEDLIESDIDVTDASVYSGICTEIFKEESVIHQRKVYCFIHLSFQEFLAALYLFYCHVVKNKESLNLFLNYHWLSWKISLYDLLKAAVVKSLQSENGHLDLFLRFLLGVSLESNQRLLQDLLTHTVDSSETIREITQYIKDTIKGNEHLSADRSINLFLCLLEMKDQTLYREIQEFVKSENHSVNELSPSHCSTIAYMLQISEEVLDEFDLKKYNTSDEGRRRLIPAVVNCRKALLTYCNLTEQCCESLSSCLQSSNSLRELDLSNNDLQDSGVKLLADGLKNLHCQVNILRLSGCMVTEEGCCFLASALSSNPSHLRELDLSYNHPGQSLVKLLSDPNYRLDKLNVDHGGEIRITAGLQKYACDLTLDLNTAHTHLSLSERNRKVMYVEENQPYPDHPERFDTCLQVLCRESLTGCCYWETEWSEWVNISVTYKGISRKGGSHECLFGCNEKSWSLGCFNNSFTVSHNNKSTEISAPSRLSNRVGVYLNWSAGTLSFYSVSDTHTLTHLHTFNSTFTEPLYAGFGVYYPGSSVSLCEIKHLPVRNN, from the exons AGTGAAAATATGCAATGTGATCAGATCAATGATGGCCCATCTGACCTGCACTGACTCTGACTGTCAAACCCTCATCAAGAAGCCTGACACAGAAACCCTCCAAAGAGTCAGAGACCAACACAAAACCAGCATGAAGAACAAGTACGAGAGCTTATTTGAGGGAATCAAACTAGAAGAGACTCAAACCCTCCTGAACAGGATCTACACACAGCTCTACATCATAGAGGGAGAGAGTGAAGGGGTGAATGAAGAACATGAggttttacagatggagaaaacaGCCAGAACACAAGACACTCCAATCTACTgcaatgacatatttaaacccTTACATCAACCAGGATGTGAGGAGAAAGAAAAAATCAAGACTGCTCTTACTAAAGGCATCGCTGGAATTGGAAAAAccgtctctgtgcagaagttcattctGGACTGGACCGAGGGAAAAGCCAATCAGGATGTAGATTTCATGTTTGTGCTTCCATTTCGAGAGCTGAACTTGATCAAAGATCACCAGTACAGTCTTCACAGACTTCTGCTGGACTTTCATCCTGAACTTCAAGATCTGGACTCAAAGATTTATGAGGAAtgtaaagttgtgttcatctttgatggtctggatgaaagCAGGATGACACTATTTTTTTCAGATAGACAGAAAGTTTGTGATGTGAAAAAGTCTTCATCAGTTGTTTGTGATGTGAATGAGTCTTCATCAGTGAGAGTGTTGATGTCAAACCTCATCAGAGGAGAcctgcttccctctgctctcatctggatcacctccagaccagcagcagccaatcagatcccctcaaaatacatcaaccgtgtgacagaaattcagggattcaatgaacctcagaaggaggaatatttcaggaagagaatcagtgatgAGCATCAAGCCAGCAGAATCATCTCACACATTAGAAGATCAAGAAGCCTCCACATCATGTGTCACATACCcgtcttctgctggatctcagccaCTGTGCTTCAAAACCTTCTGAAACAAGATGACAGTGCAGAAGTCCCTCAAACTCTGACTGAAATGTACATCCACTTCCTGCTGACTCAGATCAACATGAGGAAACAGAAGTATGAAGAGAGAGATCCAGAGAAACTCCTGAAGATCAACAGAAACATGATTGTGAATCTTGCTGAACTGGCTTTCAAACAGCTGATGAAGGGCAATGTGATGTTCTATGAGGAGGACCTGATTGAGAGCGACATAGACGTCACAGACGCCTCAGTGTATTCTGGGATTTGCACTGAGATCTTTAAGGAGGAATCTGTGATTCATCAGAGGAAAGTCTACTGCTTCATTCATCTGAGCTTTCAGGAGTTTCTAGCTGCTTTATATCTGTTTTACTGCCATGTGGTCAAGAATAAGGAATCACTgaatttgtttttgaattatcATTGGTTAAGTTGGAAAATCTCTCTGTATGATCTACTAAAAGCAGCAGTTGTTAAATCCTTACAGAGTGAAAATGGACACCTGGATCTTTTCCTGCGGTTCCTGCTGGGCGTCTCACTGGAGTCCAATCAGAGACTCTTACAGGATCTACTGACACACACAGTGGACAGCTCAGAGACCATCAGAGAAATCACACAGTACATTAAAGACACAATCAAGGGTAATGAACATCTCTCAGCTGACAGAAGCATCAATCTGTTCCTCTGTCTGCTGGAAATGAAGGATCAGACTCTGTACAGAGAGATTCAAGAGTTTGTGAAATCAGAGAATCACTCAGTGAATGAACTCTCTCCATCTCACTGCTCAACAATCGCCTACATGCTTCAGATATCAGAGGAGGTGCTGGATGAGTTTGATCTGAAGAAATACAACACATCAGATGAGGGTAGAAGGAGACTGATACCAGCTGTGGTGAACTGTAGAAAAGCTCT ACTCACCTACTGTAATCTCACTGAACAGTGCTGTGAAAGTTTGTCTTCATGTCTACAATCATCAAACTctctgagagagctggacctgagtaacaatgacctgcaggattcaggagtgaagcttcTCGCTGATGGACTGAAGAATTTACACTGTCAAGTCAACATACTGAG attatctggctgtatggtgacagaggaaggctgttgttttctggcttcagctctgagttcaaacccctcacacctgagagagctggatctgagctacaatcacccaggaCAATCATTAGTCAAGCTGCTCTCTGATCCAAACTACAGACTGGACAAACTCAA tgTGGATCATGGAGGAGAGATCAGGATTACAGCAGGACTACAGAAAT ATGCATGTGATCTCACACTGGATTTAAACACAGCACACACTCATTTATCTTTGTCTGAGAGGAACAGAAAGGTGATGTATGTGGAGGAGAAtcagccgtatcctgatcatccagagagatttgataCGTGTCTTCAGGTTCTGTGTAGAGAGAGTCTGACTGGATGCTGTTACTGGGAGACTGAATGGAGCGAATGGGTTAATATATCAGTGACGTATAAAGGAATCAGCAGGAAAGGAGGGAGTCATGAGTGTTTGTTTGGATGCAATGAAAAGTCCTGGAGTCTGGGCTGTTTTAATAACAGTTTCACTGTCAGTCACAATAATAAGAGCACAGAAATATCTGCTCCTTCACGTCTCTCTAACAGAGTAGGAGTGTATCTGAACTGGTCGGCCggcactctgtccttctacagcgtctctgacacacacacactcacacacttacacacattcaaCAGCACATTCACTGAACCCCTCTATGCTGGATTTGGGGTTTATTATCCTGGTAGTTCAGTGTCTCTGTGTGAGATTAAACATCTTCCTGTGAGAAACAACTGA
- the LOC125269293 gene encoding NACHT, LRR and PYD domains-containing protein 3-like isoform X1 — MSLCEKREEENDVQTHRSASPEPSCLSMKSEASMRNPPLLSDGAVTSDPDTACKMSLYEKREEENDVQTHKAASPEPSCVSMKSDASMGNPPLLSDGAVTSDPEVKICNVIRSMMAHLTCTDSDCQTLIKKPDTETLQRVRDQHKTSMKNKYESLFEGIKLEETQTLLNRIYTQLYIIEGESEGVNEEHEVLQMEKTARTQDTPIYCNDIFKPLHQPGCEEKEKIKTALTKGIAGIGKTVSVQKFILDWTEGKANQDVDFMFVLPFRELNLIKDHQYSLHRLLLDFHPELQDLDSKIYEECKVVFIFDGLDESRMTLFFSDRQKVCDVKKSSSVVCDVNESSSVRVLMSNLIRGDLLPSALIWITSRPAAANQIPSKYINRVTEIQGFNEPQKEEYFRKRISDEHQASRIISHIRRSRSLHIMCHIPVFCWISATVLQNLLKQDDSAEVPQTLTEMYIHFLLTQINMRKQKYEERDPEKLLKINRNMIVNLAELAFKQLMKGNVMFYEEDLIESDIDVTDASVYSGICTEIFKEESVIHQRKVYCFIHLSFQEFLAALYLFYCHVVKNKESLNLFLNYHWLSWKISLYDLLKAAVVKSLQSENGHLDLFLRFLLGVSLESNQRLLQDLLTHTVDSSETIREITQYIKDTIKGNEHLSADRSINLFLCLLEMKDQTLYREIQEFVKSENHSVNELSPSHCSTIAYMLQISEEVLDEFDLKKYNTSDEGRRRLIPAVVNCRKALLTYCNLTEQCCESLSSCLQSSNSLRELDLSNNDLQDSGVKLLADGLKNLHCQVNILRLSGCMVTEEGCCFLASALSSNPSHLRELDLSYNHPGQSLVKLLSDPNYRLDKLNVDHGGEIRITAGLQKYACDLTLDLNTAHTHLSLSERNRKVMYVEENQPYPDHPERFDTCLQVLCRESLTGCCYWETEWSEWVNISVTYKGISRKGGSHECLFGCNEKSWSLGCFNNSFTVSHNNKSTEISAPSRLSNRVGVYLNWSAGTLSFYSVSDTHTLTHLHTFNSTFTEPLYAGFGVYYPGSSVSLCEIKHLPVRNN, encoded by the exons Gagcagtgacctctgaccctga AGTGAAAATATGCAATGTGATCAGATCAATGATGGCCCATCTGACCTGCACTGACTCTGACTGTCAAACCCTCATCAAGAAGCCTGACACAGAAACCCTCCAAAGAGTCAGAGACCAACACAAAACCAGCATGAAGAACAAGTACGAGAGCTTATTTGAGGGAATCAAACTAGAAGAGACTCAAACCCTCCTGAACAGGATCTACACACAGCTCTACATCATAGAGGGAGAGAGTGAAGGGGTGAATGAAGAACATGAggttttacagatggagaaaacaGCCAGAACACAAGACACTCCAATCTACTgcaatgacatatttaaacccTTACATCAACCAGGATGTGAGGAGAAAGAAAAAATCAAGACTGCTCTTACTAAAGGCATCGCTGGAATTGGAAAAAccgtctctgtgcagaagttcattctGGACTGGACCGAGGGAAAAGCCAATCAGGATGTAGATTTCATGTTTGTGCTTCCATTTCGAGAGCTGAACTTGATCAAAGATCACCAGTACAGTCTTCACAGACTTCTGCTGGACTTTCATCCTGAACTTCAAGATCTGGACTCAAAGATTTATGAGGAAtgtaaagttgtgttcatctttgatggtctggatgaaagCAGGATGACACTATTTTTTTCAGATAGACAGAAAGTTTGTGATGTGAAAAAGTCTTCATCAGTTGTTTGTGATGTGAATGAGTCTTCATCAGTGAGAGTGTTGATGTCAAACCTCATCAGAGGAGAcctgcttccctctgctctcatctggatcacctccagaccagcagcagccaatcagatcccctcaaaatacatcaaccgtgtgacagaaattcagggattcaatgaacctcagaaggaggaatatttcaggaagagaatcagtgatgAGCATCAAGCCAGCAGAATCATCTCACACATTAGAAGATCAAGAAGCCTCCACATCATGTGTCACATACCcgtcttctgctggatctcagccaCTGTGCTTCAAAACCTTCTGAAACAAGATGACAGTGCAGAAGTCCCTCAAACTCTGACTGAAATGTACATCCACTTCCTGCTGACTCAGATCAACATGAGGAAACAGAAGTATGAAGAGAGAGATCCAGAGAAACTCCTGAAGATCAACAGAAACATGATTGTGAATCTTGCTGAACTGGCTTTCAAACAGCTGATGAAGGGCAATGTGATGTTCTATGAGGAGGACCTGATTGAGAGCGACATAGACGTCACAGACGCCTCAGTGTATTCTGGGATTTGCACTGAGATCTTTAAGGAGGAATCTGTGATTCATCAGAGGAAAGTCTACTGCTTCATTCATCTGAGCTTTCAGGAGTTTCTAGCTGCTTTATATCTGTTTTACTGCCATGTGGTCAAGAATAAGGAATCACTgaatttgtttttgaattatcATTGGTTAAGTTGGAAAATCTCTCTGTATGATCTACTAAAAGCAGCAGTTGTTAAATCCTTACAGAGTGAAAATGGACACCTGGATCTTTTCCTGCGGTTCCTGCTGGGCGTCTCACTGGAGTCCAATCAGAGACTCTTACAGGATCTACTGACACACACAGTGGACAGCTCAGAGACCATCAGAGAAATCACACAGTACATTAAAGACACAATCAAGGGTAATGAACATCTCTCAGCTGACAGAAGCATCAATCTGTTCCTCTGTCTGCTGGAAATGAAGGATCAGACTCTGTACAGAGAGATTCAAGAGTTTGTGAAATCAGAGAATCACTCAGTGAATGAACTCTCTCCATCTCACTGCTCAACAATCGCCTACATGCTTCAGATATCAGAGGAGGTGCTGGATGAGTTTGATCTGAAGAAATACAACACATCAGATGAGGGTAGAAGGAGACTGATACCAGCTGTGGTGAACTGTAGAAAAGCTCT ACTCACCTACTGTAATCTCACTGAACAGTGCTGTGAAAGTTTGTCTTCATGTCTACAATCATCAAACTctctgagagagctggacctgagtaacaatgacctgcaggattcaggagtgaagcttcTCGCTGATGGACTGAAGAATTTACACTGTCAAGTCAACATACTGAG attatctggctgtatggtgacagaggaaggctgttgttttctggcttcagctctgagttcaaacccctcacacctgagagagctggatctgagctacaatcacccaggaCAATCATTAGTCAAGCTGCTCTCTGATCCAAACTACAGACTGGACAAACTCAA tgTGGATCATGGAGGAGAGATCAGGATTACAGCAGGACTACAGAAAT ATGCATGTGATCTCACACTGGATTTAAACACAGCACACACTCATTTATCTTTGTCTGAGAGGAACAGAAAGGTGATGTATGTGGAGGAGAAtcagccgtatcctgatcatccagagagatttgataCGTGTCTTCAGGTTCTGTGTAGAGAGAGTCTGACTGGATGCTGTTACTGGGAGACTGAATGGAGCGAATGGGTTAATATATCAGTGACGTATAAAGGAATCAGCAGGAAAGGAGGGAGTCATGAGTGTTTGTTTGGATGCAATGAAAAGTCCTGGAGTCTGGGCTGTTTTAATAACAGTTTCACTGTCAGTCACAATAATAAGAGCACAGAAATATCTGCTCCTTCACGTCTCTCTAACAGAGTAGGAGTGTATCTGAACTGGTCGGCCggcactctgtccttctacagcgtctctgacacacacacactcacacacttacacacattcaaCAGCACATTCACTGAACCCCTCTATGCTGGATTTGGGGTTTATTATCCTGGTAGTTCAGTGTCTCTGTGTGAGATTAAACATCTTCCTGTGAGAAACAACTGA